The proteins below are encoded in one region of Aphelocoma coerulescens isolate FSJ_1873_10779 chromosome 4, UR_Acoe_1.0, whole genome shotgun sequence:
- the SPP1 gene encoding osteopontin, with translation MKVAVLCLCLISITAAWPVIQSKHHAISASSEEKYDSRSHHLRRYHNDHVNSQSQESQQYPQSDLASSQQTLHSSEESVDVPVQLHFPDVSSKSHEDVDDDDDDDDNDSNDTDESEEVVTSFPTDIPVTEPFPTFPFTRGDNAGRGDSVAYRMRAKAALLKSIKLYKAAKKLIYGATEEDESDMDADSQHSVSREDSASRSSLRKHASSVVWSDQSHGRDSSEQDSNPHDRSLENDSRHKSDSHEAEDDSSKSGVRGDSLSSVESKERGDSHPSAESRESRDSHPSAESRESRDRVSAELSDDISNQTLESAEDSQDRRSIESNEVTL, from the exons ATGAAGGTGGCAGTTCTGTGTTTATGCCTTATCAGCATCACTGCTGCATGGCCA gTGATTCAATCCAAGCACCATGCCATTTCTGCCAGCTCTGAAGAAAAATAT GACTCCAGGAGCCATCACTTGCGCAGATATCACAACGACCACGTGAATTCTCAGTCTCAGGAGAGTCAGCAGTACCCCCAGAGTGATCTGGCATCATCGCAGCAG ACCCTTCACTCTTCAGAAGAAAGCGTGGATGTCCCAGTACAGCTG CACTTTCCTGATGTGTCAAGCAAGAGCCATGAAGAtgtggatgatgatgatgatgacgacGACAACGATTCCAATGACACAGATGAATCCGAAGAGGTTGTCACGAGTTTTCCCACAGACATTCCAGTAACTGAACCATTTCCCACCTTCCCTTTCACCCGAGGAGACAATGCTGGCAGAGGTGATAGTGTGGCCTACAGGATGAGGGCAAAAGCCGCACTGCTGAAGTCTATCAAACTCTACAAAGCTGCCAAAAAA CTTATCTATGGTGCCACTGAGGAAGATGAGAGCGACATGGATGCAGACAGCCAGCACTCTGTCTCTCGGGAGGATTCTGCTTCCCGCAGCTCCCTGAGGAAGCACGCCAGCAGCGTGGTATGGTCTGACCAGAGCCACGGGCGGGACAGCAGCGAGCAGGACAGCAATCCGCATGATCGGAGCTTGGAAAACGACAGCCGGCACAAATCCGACAGCCACGAGGCAGAAGACGACAGTAGCAAGTCTGGTGTCAGAGGGGACAGCCTCTCGAGTGTAGAAAGCAAAGAGAGAGGGGACAGCCACCCGAGTGCAGAAAGCAGGGAGAGCCGCGACAGCCACCCGAGTGCGGAAAGCAGGGAGAGCCGGGACCGCGTGTCAGCTGAGCTCTCTGACGATATCAGCAACCAAACCCTGGAAAGTGCCGAGGATTCTCAAGATCGTCGCAGCATCGAAAGTAACGAAGTCACCCTttaa